One Paralichthys olivaceus isolate ysfri-2021 chromosome 21, ASM2471397v2, whole genome shotgun sequence genomic window carries:
- the qki2 gene encoding protein quaking-B isoform X5 — protein sequence MVGETEVKERPKSNPDYLMQLMNDRKVMSSLPNFSGIFTHLERLLDEEIGRVRKDMYNDTLNGGMFNGRDMEELPEAIGPVAQLQEKLYVPVKEYPDFNFVGRILGPRGLTAKQLEAETGCKIMVRGKGSMRDKKKEEMNRGKPNWEHLSEDLHVLITVEDTHNRAKIKLQRAINEVKKLLVPAAEGEDNLKKMQLMELAILNGTYRDANVKMPTAAFQLATPQAPRIITGPTPVLPPALRNPAPVNTQTIMPLIRQIQSSTLVPGANPHPALVQQGPESGIIYTPYEYPYTLTPSILEYPIDSTGVLVSSPCVFAAATATNP from the exons ATGGTCGGGGAGACAGAGGTGAAGGAGAGACCCAAGTCCAACCCGGACTATCTCATGCAGCTGATGAACGACAGGAAGGTGATGAGCTCTCTGCCCAACTTCAGCGGCATCTTCACGCATCTGGAGCGGCTGCTGGACGAAG AAATCGGCAGGGTACGCAAGGACATGTACAACGACACGCTGAACGGCGGCATGTTCAACGGGCGGGACATGGAGGAGCTCCCCGAGGCCATCGGCCCCGTggctcagctgcaggagaagctcTACGTGCCTGTCAAAGAGTACCCTGAC TTCAACTTCGTTGGGAGGATCCTGGGCCCTCGTGGACTCACGGCCAAACAACTGGAGGCAGAAACCGGATGCAAGATTATGGTGCGAGGGAAGGGTTCCATGAGAGACAAGAAGAAG GAGGAGATGAACCGAGGGAAGCCCAACTGGGAGCACCTGAGCGAGGACCTCCACGTCCTGATCACagtggaggacacacacaacCGGGCCAAGATCAAGCTCCAGCGGGCCATCAACGAGGTCAAGAAACTTCTCGTGCCCGCT GCTGAGGGGGAGGACAACCTGAAGAAAATGCAGTTGATGGAGCTGGCCATTCTGAATGGAACCTACAGAGACGCCAATGTCAAGATGC CCACCGCCGCCTTCCAGCTAGCGACCCCTCAGGCGCCTAGGATCATCACAGGCCCGACGCCCGTCCTGCCTCCAGCCCTGCGCAACCCCGCCCCCGTCAACACACAGACCATCATGCCCCTGATCCGTCAGATCCAGAGCTCCACCCTCGTGCCGGGAGCCAATCCGCACCCGGCGCTGGTGCAGCAAGGGCCCGAGTCTGGAATCATCTACACACCCTACGAGTACCcctacacactcacaccctcCATATTGGAATACCCGATTGACTCAACTGGAGTATTAG TCTCTTCTCCCTGTGTTTTTGCAG CTGCCACGGCAACTAACCCATGA
- the qki2 gene encoding protein quaking-B isoform X1: protein MVGETEVKERPKSNPDYLMQLMNDRKVMSSLPNFSGIFTHLERLLDEEIGRVRKDMYNDTLNGGMFNGRDMEELPEAIGPVAQLQEKLYVPVKEYPDFNFVGRILGPRGLTAKQLEAETGCKIMVRGKGSMRDKKKEEMNRGKPNWEHLSEDLHVLITVEDTHNRAKIKLQRAINEVKKLLVPAAEGEDNLKKMQLMELAILNGTYRDANVKMPTAAFQLATPQAPRIITGPTPVLPPALRNPAPVNTQTIMPLIRQIQSSTLVPGANPHPALVQQGPESGIIYTPYEYPYTLTPSILEYPIDSTGVLVSSPCVFAAGAMTTKVRRHDKRIHPYQRVVTTDRAATATNP, encoded by the exons ATGGTCGGGGAGACAGAGGTGAAGGAGAGACCCAAGTCCAACCCGGACTATCTCATGCAGCTGATGAACGACAGGAAGGTGATGAGCTCTCTGCCCAACTTCAGCGGCATCTTCACGCATCTGGAGCGGCTGCTGGACGAAG AAATCGGCAGGGTACGCAAGGACATGTACAACGACACGCTGAACGGCGGCATGTTCAACGGGCGGGACATGGAGGAGCTCCCCGAGGCCATCGGCCCCGTggctcagctgcaggagaagctcTACGTGCCTGTCAAAGAGTACCCTGAC TTCAACTTCGTTGGGAGGATCCTGGGCCCTCGTGGACTCACGGCCAAACAACTGGAGGCAGAAACCGGATGCAAGATTATGGTGCGAGGGAAGGGTTCCATGAGAGACAAGAAGAAG GAGGAGATGAACCGAGGGAAGCCCAACTGGGAGCACCTGAGCGAGGACCTCCACGTCCTGATCACagtggaggacacacacaacCGGGCCAAGATCAAGCTCCAGCGGGCCATCAACGAGGTCAAGAAACTTCTCGTGCCCGCT GCTGAGGGGGAGGACAACCTGAAGAAAATGCAGTTGATGGAGCTGGCCATTCTGAATGGAACCTACAGAGACGCCAATGTCAAGATGC CCACCGCCGCCTTCCAGCTAGCGACCCCTCAGGCGCCTAGGATCATCACAGGCCCGACGCCCGTCCTGCCTCCAGCCCTGCGCAACCCCGCCCCCGTCAACACACAGACCATCATGCCCCTGATCCGTCAGATCCAGAGCTCCACCCTCGTGCCGGGAGCCAATCCGCACCCGGCGCTGGTGCAGCAAGGGCCCGAGTCTGGAATCATCTACACACCCTACGAGTACCcctacacactcacaccctcCATATTGGAATACCCGATTGACTCAACTGGAGTATTAG TCTCTTCTCCCTGTGTTTTTGCAG CAGGTGCCATGACCACTAAGGTACGACGCCACGACAAGAGAATCCATCCTTACCAAAGGGTAGTGACCACAGACAGAG CTGCCACGGCAACTAACCCATGA
- the qki2 gene encoding protein quaking-B isoform X3 — MVGETEVKERPKSNPDYLMQLMNDRKVMSSLPNFSGIFTHLERLLDEEIGRVRKDMYNDTLNGGMFNGRDMEELPEAIGPVAQLQEKLYVPVKEYPDFNFVGRILGPRGLTAKQLEAETGCKIMVRGKGSMRDKKKEEMNRGKPNWEHLSEDLHVLITVEDTHNRAKIKLQRAINEVKKLLVPAAEGEDNLKKMQLMELAILNGTYRDANVKMPTAAFQLATPQAPRIITGPTPVLPPALRNPAPVNTQTIMPLIRQIQSSTLVPGANPHPALVQQGPESGIIYTPYEYPYTLTPSILEYPIDSTGVLAGAMTTKVRRHDKRIHPYQRVVTTDRAATATNP, encoded by the exons ATGGTCGGGGAGACAGAGGTGAAGGAGAGACCCAAGTCCAACCCGGACTATCTCATGCAGCTGATGAACGACAGGAAGGTGATGAGCTCTCTGCCCAACTTCAGCGGCATCTTCACGCATCTGGAGCGGCTGCTGGACGAAG AAATCGGCAGGGTACGCAAGGACATGTACAACGACACGCTGAACGGCGGCATGTTCAACGGGCGGGACATGGAGGAGCTCCCCGAGGCCATCGGCCCCGTggctcagctgcaggagaagctcTACGTGCCTGTCAAAGAGTACCCTGAC TTCAACTTCGTTGGGAGGATCCTGGGCCCTCGTGGACTCACGGCCAAACAACTGGAGGCAGAAACCGGATGCAAGATTATGGTGCGAGGGAAGGGTTCCATGAGAGACAAGAAGAAG GAGGAGATGAACCGAGGGAAGCCCAACTGGGAGCACCTGAGCGAGGACCTCCACGTCCTGATCACagtggaggacacacacaacCGGGCCAAGATCAAGCTCCAGCGGGCCATCAACGAGGTCAAGAAACTTCTCGTGCCCGCT GCTGAGGGGGAGGACAACCTGAAGAAAATGCAGTTGATGGAGCTGGCCATTCTGAATGGAACCTACAGAGACGCCAATGTCAAGATGC CCACCGCCGCCTTCCAGCTAGCGACCCCTCAGGCGCCTAGGATCATCACAGGCCCGACGCCCGTCCTGCCTCCAGCCCTGCGCAACCCCGCCCCCGTCAACACACAGACCATCATGCCCCTGATCCGTCAGATCCAGAGCTCCACCCTCGTGCCGGGAGCCAATCCGCACCCGGCGCTGGTGCAGCAAGGGCCCGAGTCTGGAATCATCTACACACCCTACGAGTACCcctacacactcacaccctcCATATTGGAATACCCGATTGACTCAACTGGAGTATTAG CAGGTGCCATGACCACTAAGGTACGACGCCACGACAAGAGAATCCATCCTTACCAAAGGGTAGTGACCACAGACAGAG CTGCCACGGCAACTAACCCATGA
- the qki2 gene encoding protein quaking-B isoform X6: MVGETEVKERPKSNPDYLMQLMNDRKVMSSLPNFSGIFTHLERLLDEEIGRVRKDMYNDTLNGGMFNGRDMEELPEAIGPVAQLQEKLYVPVKEYPDFNFVGRILGPRGLTAKQLEAETGCKIMVRGKGSMRDKKKEEMNRGKPNWEHLSEDLHVLITVEDTHNRAKIKLQRAINEVKKLLVPAAEGEDNLKKMQLMELAILNGTYRDANVKMPTAAFQLATPQAPRIITGPTPVLPPALRNPAPVNTQTIMPLIRQIQSSTLVPGANPHPALVQQGPESGIIYTPYEYPYTLTPSILEYPIDSTGVLGMAFPTKG, encoded by the exons ATGGTCGGGGAGACAGAGGTGAAGGAGAGACCCAAGTCCAACCCGGACTATCTCATGCAGCTGATGAACGACAGGAAGGTGATGAGCTCTCTGCCCAACTTCAGCGGCATCTTCACGCATCTGGAGCGGCTGCTGGACGAAG AAATCGGCAGGGTACGCAAGGACATGTACAACGACACGCTGAACGGCGGCATGTTCAACGGGCGGGACATGGAGGAGCTCCCCGAGGCCATCGGCCCCGTggctcagctgcaggagaagctcTACGTGCCTGTCAAAGAGTACCCTGAC TTCAACTTCGTTGGGAGGATCCTGGGCCCTCGTGGACTCACGGCCAAACAACTGGAGGCAGAAACCGGATGCAAGATTATGGTGCGAGGGAAGGGTTCCATGAGAGACAAGAAGAAG GAGGAGATGAACCGAGGGAAGCCCAACTGGGAGCACCTGAGCGAGGACCTCCACGTCCTGATCACagtggaggacacacacaacCGGGCCAAGATCAAGCTCCAGCGGGCCATCAACGAGGTCAAGAAACTTCTCGTGCCCGCT GCTGAGGGGGAGGACAACCTGAAGAAAATGCAGTTGATGGAGCTGGCCATTCTGAATGGAACCTACAGAGACGCCAATGTCAAGATGC CCACCGCCGCCTTCCAGCTAGCGACCCCTCAGGCGCCTAGGATCATCACAGGCCCGACGCCCGTCCTGCCTCCAGCCCTGCGCAACCCCGCCCCCGTCAACACACAGACCATCATGCCCCTGATCCGTCAGATCCAGAGCTCCACCCTCGTGCCGGGAGCCAATCCGCACCCGGCGCTGGTGCAGCAAGGGCCCGAGTCTGGAATCATCTACACACCCTACGAGTACCcctacacactcacaccctcCATATTGGAATACCCGATTGACTCAACTGGAGTATTAG GTATGGCTTTCCCAACCAAAGGCTAA
- the qki2 gene encoding protein quaking-B isoform X4, whose protein sequence is MVGETEVKERPKSNPDYLMQLMNDRKVMSSLPNFSGIFTHLERLLDEEIGRVRKDMYNDTLNGGMFNGRDMEELPEAIGPVAQLQEKLYVPVKEYPDFNFVGRILGPRGLTAKQLEAETGCKIMVRGKGSMRDKKKEEMNRGKPNWEHLSEDLHVLITVEDTHNRAKIKLQRAINEVKKLLVPAAEGEDNLKKMQLMELAILNGTYRDANVKMPTAAFQLATPQAPRIITGPTPVLPPALRNPAPVNTQTIMPLIRQIQSSTLVPGANPHPALVQQGPESGIIYTPYEYPYTLTPSILEYPIDSTGVLGAMTTKVRRHDKRIHPYQRVVTTDRAATATNP, encoded by the exons ATGGTCGGGGAGACAGAGGTGAAGGAGAGACCCAAGTCCAACCCGGACTATCTCATGCAGCTGATGAACGACAGGAAGGTGATGAGCTCTCTGCCCAACTTCAGCGGCATCTTCACGCATCTGGAGCGGCTGCTGGACGAAG AAATCGGCAGGGTACGCAAGGACATGTACAACGACACGCTGAACGGCGGCATGTTCAACGGGCGGGACATGGAGGAGCTCCCCGAGGCCATCGGCCCCGTggctcagctgcaggagaagctcTACGTGCCTGTCAAAGAGTACCCTGAC TTCAACTTCGTTGGGAGGATCCTGGGCCCTCGTGGACTCACGGCCAAACAACTGGAGGCAGAAACCGGATGCAAGATTATGGTGCGAGGGAAGGGTTCCATGAGAGACAAGAAGAAG GAGGAGATGAACCGAGGGAAGCCCAACTGGGAGCACCTGAGCGAGGACCTCCACGTCCTGATCACagtggaggacacacacaacCGGGCCAAGATCAAGCTCCAGCGGGCCATCAACGAGGTCAAGAAACTTCTCGTGCCCGCT GCTGAGGGGGAGGACAACCTGAAGAAAATGCAGTTGATGGAGCTGGCCATTCTGAATGGAACCTACAGAGACGCCAATGTCAAGATGC CCACCGCCGCCTTCCAGCTAGCGACCCCTCAGGCGCCTAGGATCATCACAGGCCCGACGCCCGTCCTGCCTCCAGCCCTGCGCAACCCCGCCCCCGTCAACACACAGACCATCATGCCCCTGATCCGTCAGATCCAGAGCTCCACCCTCGTGCCGGGAGCCAATCCGCACCCGGCGCTGGTGCAGCAAGGGCCCGAGTCTGGAATCATCTACACACCCTACGAGTACCcctacacactcacaccctcCATATTGGAATACCCGATTGACTCAACTGGAGTATTAG GTGCCATGACCACTAAGGTACGACGCCACGACAAGAGAATCCATCCTTACCAAAGGGTAGTGACCACAGACAGAG CTGCCACGGCAACTAACCCATGA
- the qki2 gene encoding protein quaking-B isoform X2, protein MVGETEVKERPKSNPDYLMQLMNDRKVMSSLPNFSGIFTHLERLLDEEIGRVRKDMYNDTLNGGMFNGRDMEELPEAIGPVAQLQEKLYVPVKEYPDFNFVGRILGPRGLTAKQLEAETGCKIMVRGKGSMRDKKKEEMNRGKPNWEHLSEDLHVLITVEDTHNRAKIKLQRAINEVKKLLVPAAEGEDNLKKMQLMELAILNGTYRDANVKMPTAAFQLATPQAPRIITGPTPVLPPALRNPAPVNTQTIMPLIRQIQSSTLVPGANPHPALVQQGPESGIIYTPYEYPYTLTPSILEYPIDSTGVLVSSPCVFAGAMTTKVRRHDKRIHPYQRVVTTDRAATATNP, encoded by the exons ATGGTCGGGGAGACAGAGGTGAAGGAGAGACCCAAGTCCAACCCGGACTATCTCATGCAGCTGATGAACGACAGGAAGGTGATGAGCTCTCTGCCCAACTTCAGCGGCATCTTCACGCATCTGGAGCGGCTGCTGGACGAAG AAATCGGCAGGGTACGCAAGGACATGTACAACGACACGCTGAACGGCGGCATGTTCAACGGGCGGGACATGGAGGAGCTCCCCGAGGCCATCGGCCCCGTggctcagctgcaggagaagctcTACGTGCCTGTCAAAGAGTACCCTGAC TTCAACTTCGTTGGGAGGATCCTGGGCCCTCGTGGACTCACGGCCAAACAACTGGAGGCAGAAACCGGATGCAAGATTATGGTGCGAGGGAAGGGTTCCATGAGAGACAAGAAGAAG GAGGAGATGAACCGAGGGAAGCCCAACTGGGAGCACCTGAGCGAGGACCTCCACGTCCTGATCACagtggaggacacacacaacCGGGCCAAGATCAAGCTCCAGCGGGCCATCAACGAGGTCAAGAAACTTCTCGTGCCCGCT GCTGAGGGGGAGGACAACCTGAAGAAAATGCAGTTGATGGAGCTGGCCATTCTGAATGGAACCTACAGAGACGCCAATGTCAAGATGC CCACCGCCGCCTTCCAGCTAGCGACCCCTCAGGCGCCTAGGATCATCACAGGCCCGACGCCCGTCCTGCCTCCAGCCCTGCGCAACCCCGCCCCCGTCAACACACAGACCATCATGCCCCTGATCCGTCAGATCCAGAGCTCCACCCTCGTGCCGGGAGCCAATCCGCACCCGGCGCTGGTGCAGCAAGGGCCCGAGTCTGGAATCATCTACACACCCTACGAGTACCcctacacactcacaccctcCATATTGGAATACCCGATTGACTCAACTGGAGTATTAG TCTCTTCTCCCTGTGTTTTTGCAG GTGCCATGACCACTAAGGTACGACGCCACGACAAGAGAATCCATCCTTACCAAAGGGTAGTGACCACAGACAGAG CTGCCACGGCAACTAACCCATGA
- the qki2 gene encoding protein quaking-B isoform X7 codes for MVGETEVKERPKSNPDYLMQLMNDRKVMSSLPNFSGIFTHLERLLDEEIGRVRKDMYNDTLNGGMFNGRDMEELPEAIGPVAQLQEKLYVPVKEYPDFNFVGRILGPRGLTAKQLEAETGCKIMVRGKGSMRDKKKEEMNRGKPNWEHLSEDLHVLITVEDTHNRAKIKLQRAINEVKKLLVPAAEGEDNLKKMQLMELAILNGTYRDANVKMPTAAFQLATPQAPRIITGPTPVLPPALRNPAPVNTQTIMPLIRQIQSSTLVPGANPHPALVQQGPESGIIYTPYEYPYTLTPSILEYPIDSTGVLAATATNP; via the exons ATGGTCGGGGAGACAGAGGTGAAGGAGAGACCCAAGTCCAACCCGGACTATCTCATGCAGCTGATGAACGACAGGAAGGTGATGAGCTCTCTGCCCAACTTCAGCGGCATCTTCACGCATCTGGAGCGGCTGCTGGACGAAG AAATCGGCAGGGTACGCAAGGACATGTACAACGACACGCTGAACGGCGGCATGTTCAACGGGCGGGACATGGAGGAGCTCCCCGAGGCCATCGGCCCCGTggctcagctgcaggagaagctcTACGTGCCTGTCAAAGAGTACCCTGAC TTCAACTTCGTTGGGAGGATCCTGGGCCCTCGTGGACTCACGGCCAAACAACTGGAGGCAGAAACCGGATGCAAGATTATGGTGCGAGGGAAGGGTTCCATGAGAGACAAGAAGAAG GAGGAGATGAACCGAGGGAAGCCCAACTGGGAGCACCTGAGCGAGGACCTCCACGTCCTGATCACagtggaggacacacacaacCGGGCCAAGATCAAGCTCCAGCGGGCCATCAACGAGGTCAAGAAACTTCTCGTGCCCGCT GCTGAGGGGGAGGACAACCTGAAGAAAATGCAGTTGATGGAGCTGGCCATTCTGAATGGAACCTACAGAGACGCCAATGTCAAGATGC CCACCGCCGCCTTCCAGCTAGCGACCCCTCAGGCGCCTAGGATCATCACAGGCCCGACGCCCGTCCTGCCTCCAGCCCTGCGCAACCCCGCCCCCGTCAACACACAGACCATCATGCCCCTGATCCGTCAGATCCAGAGCTCCACCCTCGTGCCGGGAGCCAATCCGCACCCGGCGCTGGTGCAGCAAGGGCCCGAGTCTGGAATCATCTACACACCCTACGAGTACCcctacacactcacaccctcCATATTGGAATACCCGATTGACTCAACTGGAGTATTAG CTGCCACGGCAACTAACCCATGA